From Acidobacteriota bacterium, the proteins below share one genomic window:
- a CDS encoding acyl-CoA dehydrogenase family protein, which translates to MSRLKEFQGIEGQDFFEMDRGFQALLKDLLTEEERSPVFNSLHRCARLVAGRWNNLAREASRPEHLPSIVKYDRAGGPVEQVDLGPFTRHLRREVAEFGVLTDARSDVHKFALVYLLAHNGEASVNCGFSCTDGLIRAVQACGSEFLRDTYLPLLLSVETPLAGAQFVTEQDGGSDIGAIETEAKPNSDGTWSITGEKWFCSNPDEYFLVAARPPGARAGTAGVAVFLVPRVLPGGQLNKISFKRLKDKLGTQSLPTAEMDFNQATGWVIGDPADGFKTLMNYVINTSRVHNAANACGFLHRAFLEARNYARQRDAFGGAIINYPLVQETLISLLERCWRYRVLTFKLVSMIDEHGLSPADAGQSMWQRFLINLAKYRSASTLTASIHEAIMVLGANGTVEDFTVLPRLLRDAMIIETWEGTHNTLCLQIVRDAVKSDLIERWRAEINATLSEWPRSFLSQTRSRFEQTLRQTLDEVSANRLADRAWAATHARQLVDRMGALLELAWMAATALRSADDDATPALLTVASAHFLLPNLNVFDESGFGATARHWAALIDEAPVKANLEGF; encoded by the coding sequence ATGTCACGATTGAAAGAGTTTCAAGGAATCGAGGGCCAGGACTTCTTCGAAATGGATCGAGGGTTCCAGGCTCTCTTGAAAGACCTGCTGACCGAAGAAGAACGTTCACCTGTCTTCAATTCGCTTCACCGCTGCGCCAGACTGGTTGCGGGCCGCTGGAACAATCTCGCTCGCGAAGCCAGCAGGCCCGAGCACCTGCCCAGTATAGTCAAATACGATCGCGCCGGCGGTCCGGTGGAGCAAGTCGATCTCGGCCCATTCACTCGCCACCTTCGCCGCGAGGTTGCCGAGTTCGGCGTGCTCACTGACGCGAGAAGCGACGTCCACAAGTTTGCGCTGGTCTATTTGCTCGCGCACAACGGCGAAGCCTCGGTGAACTGCGGCTTCAGTTGTACTGACGGATTGATTCGGGCCGTCCAAGCCTGCGGGTCCGAGTTTCTGCGCGATACCTACTTACCGCTACTGCTCTCAGTTGAGACGCCGCTCGCCGGCGCACAGTTCGTCACTGAACAAGATGGCGGGTCTGACATCGGCGCGATCGAAACCGAAGCGAAACCAAACTCGGATGGAACCTGGTCGATCACCGGCGAGAAGTGGTTCTGCTCGAACCCCGACGAGTATTTTCTGGTAGCCGCCCGGCCGCCTGGCGCTCGCGCGGGAACGGCCGGCGTCGCCGTGTTTCTTGTGCCGAGGGTATTGCCCGGCGGACAGCTCAACAAGATCTCGTTCAAGCGGCTTAAAGACAAGCTTGGCACTCAATCGCTGCCGACAGCCGAGATGGATTTCAATCAAGCGACCGGGTGGGTCATCGGTGACCCGGCCGACGGATTCAAGACGCTGATGAACTACGTCATCAACACGTCGCGGGTGCACAATGCCGCGAACGCCTGCGGCTTCCTGCACCGGGCGTTCCTCGAGGCTCGCAACTATGCGCGCCAACGCGACGCGTTCGGCGGAGCGATAATCAACTATCCGCTGGTTCAGGAGACGTTGATCTCGCTGCTTGAAAGATGCTGGCGCTATCGAGTGCTGACCTTCAAGCTGGTTTCGATGATCGACGAGCACGGTCTCAGCCCGGCGGACGCCGGCCAATCAATGTGGCAGCGCTTCCTGATCAACCTGGCGAAGTACCGATCGGCTTCAACGCTCACGGCCTCGATTCACGAAGCCATCATGGTCCTGGGCGCGAACGGGACCGTCGAAGACTTTACCGTCCTGCCAAGGCTCTTGAGAGACGCGATGATCATCGAGACCTGGGAAGGAACGCACAACACGCTTTGCCTTCAGATCGTGCGCGATGCGGTGAAGTCTGATTTGATTGAACGCTGGCGGGCCGAGATCAATGCTACGCTGAGCGAATGGCCGCGTAGCTTTCTATCTCAGACCCGGTCGCGTTTCGAGCAGACTCTGAGGCAGACGCTGGATGAAGTCTCCGCCAATCGGCTGGCGGATCGCGCCTGGGCCGCAACTCACGCGCGGCAGCTCGTGGACCGCATGGGCGCTCTGTTGGAGCTGGCCTGGATGGCCGCGACTGCGTTGCGCTCCGCCGATGATGATGCGACCCCGGCATTGTTGACGGTCGCGTCCGCACACTTCTTACTGCCCAACCTCAACGTGTTCGATGAATCCGGTTTTGGCGCTACCGCCCGGCACTGGGCGGCGTTGATTGACGAAGCTCCGGTGAAGGCGAACCTGGAAGGTTTTTGA
- a CDS encoding ferritin-like domain-containing protein — protein MSTRMYTLPVEQTQWHVPGVGSTTIFNWEYDEGRDKLLGLYEKGKTKQWNSNDRLDWSLEVDLSNPLGFPDYYVSIYGSEIWNKMDEKDRSLVRLHLDAWRFSQFLHGEQGALICAAKIVQTVPDIDSKFYAATQVFDEARHVEVYSRYLREKLQLAYPVNIHLKTLLDQAITDSRWDFTYLAMQVIIEGLALAAFNTIRDLATEPLGKALTAYVMQDEARHVAFGRLALRDYYPQLSEKERDEREEFAVEACYLMRDRFMGEEIWDNLGLGADACVEFVRVSPFMQQYTKMLFSRIVPTIKDIGLWGSRIQNAFVEMGVIEFAAVNVEELGQADEAVAAEYDKLRAARDAHVNSVIAEA, from the coding sequence ATGAGCACACGTATGTACACGCTGCCCGTGGAGCAAACGCAGTGGCATGTTCCGGGCGTCGGCTCGACAACCATTTTCAACTGGGAATATGACGAGGGCCGCGACAAACTGCTCGGCCTCTACGAGAAGGGTAAGACCAAGCAGTGGAACTCGAACGATCGGCTCGACTGGTCGCTGGAAGTCGACCTTTCGAACCCGCTTGGGTTCCCCGACTACTACGTTTCGATTTATGGCTCGGAAATCTGGAACAAGATGGACGAGAAGGACCGCTCGCTTGTGCGGCTTCACCTGGACGCCTGGCGCTTCTCCCAGTTCTTGCACGGCGAGCAGGGCGCGCTGATCTGCGCGGCAAAGATCGTCCAGACCGTGCCCGATATCGACTCAAAGTTCTACGCTGCGACTCAGGTGTTCGATGAAGCTCGCCACGTCGAGGTCTACTCGCGTTACCTGCGAGAGAAGCTGCAACTGGCCTATCCGGTCAACATTCATCTGAAGACGCTGCTCGACCAGGCCATCACCGATTCGCGATGGGACTTCACCTATCTGGCCATGCAAGTAATCATCGAGGGGCTCGCTCTGGCTGCATTCAACACGATCCGAGACCTTGCGACCGAACCGCTCGGCAAAGCGCTCACTGCTTACGTCATGCAGGACGAAGCGCGGCACGTGGCGTTTGGAAGACTCGCGCTGCGCGACTACTATCCGCAGCTCAGCGAGAAAGAACGAGACGAGCGCGAAGAGTTCGCGGTCGAAGCCTGCTACTTGATGCGCGACCGGTTTATGGGCGAAGAGATCTGGGACAATCTGGGTCTGGGCGCGGACGCTTGCGTAGAGTTTGTGCGAGTGTCGCCGTTCATGCAGCAATACACAAAGATGCTGTTCTCGCGAATCGTGCCGACGATTAAGGACATCGGGCTATGGGGCTCGCGTATCCAGAACGCATTCGTCGAAATGGGCGTGATCGAGTTCGCTGCCGTTAATGTGGAAGAGCTGGGCCAGGCTGACGAAGCAGTCGCCGCCGAGTACGACAAGCTTCGCGCGGCTCGCGACGCTCACGTCAACAGCGTGATCGCCGAGGCGTAG
- a CDS encoding dipeptidase — MKKKILITLAVILLLLLGAFFFVLPAQLEKRVNVSLSPPPYMASERAVELHKKLLVADLHADSLLWDRDLLDRGTRGHVDVPRLIDGNVALQAFTVVTKTPYIWKMNIERNDDTSDNITILAIAERWPTSTWNSLTQRALYQASKLQDIAARSGGKFTVIKSAAELSSYLDRRIAEPHITAGFLGIEGAQALDGDLANIDVLFDAGFRMMSPSHFFDTDIGGSAHGVEKGGLTDKGKEMIKRMEAKRMIVDVAHASAKTIDDVLALATRPVFVSHSGMKGTCDNQRNLSDEQLKGIARTGGVIGIGYWDTAVCGNDATAIAKAIRYAASLVGVDHVGLGSDFDGAVTTPFDTSGLVQITDALLAEGFTDEEIGKVMGRNVLRLLIQNLP, encoded by the coding sequence ATGAAGAAGAAAATCCTGATCACACTGGCTGTGATTCTGCTGCTCTTGCTCGGCGCGTTCTTTTTTGTCCTGCCCGCGCAACTCGAAAAGAGAGTGAACGTTTCTCTCAGCCCGCCTCCGTACATGGCGTCCGAACGCGCGGTCGAGCTTCACAAGAAGCTGCTGGTTGCCGACTTGCACGCAGACTCACTCCTGTGGGATAGGGATTTGCTCGATCGCGGCACTCGCGGCCACGTCGATGTACCCAGGCTGATAGATGGCAACGTAGCGCTGCAAGCTTTCACCGTGGTCACCAAGACGCCTTACATTTGGAAAATGAACATCGAGCGCAATGATGACACCAGCGACAACATAACCATCCTTGCGATTGCCGAGCGCTGGCCGACTTCGACTTGGAACAGCCTGACCCAGAGAGCGTTGTATCAGGCGAGCAAGCTACAGGACATAGCGGCGCGCTCCGGTGGGAAGTTCACGGTGATCAAATCGGCGGCCGAGCTTTCGAGCTACCTCGATCGCCGCATAGCCGAGCCTCACATCACCGCAGGTTTTCTGGGCATCGAAGGCGCGCAAGCCCTGGACGGTGACCTCGCGAACATCGATGTCTTGTTCGACGCCGGCTTTCGAATGATGTCGCCGTCGCACTTCTTTGACACCGACATCGGGGGCTCGGCGCATGGCGTCGAGAAGGGCGGCCTTACGGACAAGGGCAAAGAGATGATCAAGCGCATGGAAGCTAAGCGAATGATCGTTGATGTCGCGCACGCTTCGGCGAAGACTATCGACGACGTGCTGGCCCTCGCCACTCGGCCCGTTTTCGTTTCGCACAGCGGCATGAAGGGCACGTGTGACAATCAGCGCAACCTTAGCGACGAACAATTGAAAGGGATCGCGCGAACCGGCGGCGTGATAGGAATCGGCTACTGGGATACGGCGGTGTGCGGAAACGACGCGACGGCTATCGCAAAAGCGATCCGCTACGCGGCAAGTCTAGTCGGGGTCGATCATGTTGGGCTTGGCTCAGACTTTGATGGGGCCGTCACCACGCCCTTCGACACCAGCGGCCTGGTACAGATCACCGACGCGCTGTTAGCAGAGGGATTCACCGATGAAGAGATTGGGAAGGTAATGGGCCGAAATGTTCTGCGGCTGCTGATACAGAATCTTCCGTGA
- a CDS encoding YajQ family cyclic di-GMP-binding protein, whose translation MAQQNTFDVVSKVDMAEVKNAVNQAIKEITQRYDFKGTNSTIELDEKEHKLVLATASEFTLRSMNDVLQQKLVRRAVSLKALSYGKIEPAAKDSVRQTVTLQQGIPIEKAREIVKFIKDTKLRVQASINGDFVRVSGKDRDTLQKVIAVLKENDFGIDTQFTNYRSQ comes from the coding sequence ATGGCACAGCAAAACACATTCGACGTAGTCTCGAAAGTTGACATGGCCGAAGTGAAAAACGCCGTCAACCAGGCAATCAAAGAAATCACTCAGCGGTACGACTTCAAGGGCACCAACTCGACCATCGAGCTCGACGAGAAGGAGCACAAGCTGGTACTCGCGACGGCAAGCGAATTCACGCTGCGCTCTATGAACGATGTGCTTCAACAAAAGCTCGTGCGCCGAGCCGTGTCATTGAAGGCGCTCTCGTACGGCAAGATCGAGCCGGCCGCCAAGGACAGCGTCCGCCAGACGGTGACGCTTCAGCAGGGAATACCAATCGAGAAGGCGCGCGAGATCGTAAAGTTTATCAAGGACACAAAGCTCAGAGTGCAGGCTTCGATCAACGGCGACTTCGTGCGCGTTTCCGGGAAGGACCGCGACACTCTTCAAAAAGTCATCGCGGTGCTTAAGGAAAATGACTTCGGCATAGATACGCAGTTCACGAATTACCGTTCGCAGTGA
- a CDS encoding glycosyl hydrolase, translating into MTEIGRLRKSYTLAWFVLFIISFCIPTRIEAQQKGYDQSLLKGLQWRSIGPFRGGRSTAVAGVTSQQNVFYFGATGGGVWKTNNGGSSWEPISDEYFKTGSVGAIGISESDPNVVYVGMGESPIRGNVSHGDGVYKSTDAGKTWKHAGLDDTRQIARVRVHPRNSDIVYVAALGHVFGPNEQRGVFRSTDGGKNWQKVLYRSNKAGAQDLILDPTNSNTIYAALWEVYRQPWTLESGGPGGGIFKSTDAGDTWTEITRNQGLPRGVVGKIGVTVSPMNSDRVWAIIEAEEGGVFRSDNAGKTWSKVNEQRNLRQRAWYYTRIYADPKNADTVYVLNTGFYKSNDGGRTYSSIRVGHGDCHDLWIAPGDPMRMIIGDDGGAEVSFNGGGSWSSINNQPTAQFYRVALDNDFPYHIYGAQQDNSTVRIPSRTTEGGIDRTDWYEVGGGESGWIAPSPKDSQIVYAGSYSGLMTRQDRRTGQERNVNPWPENPMGWGAGELKYRFQWNFPILFSPHDPNTLYAGANVLFKSTNEGQSWQPISGDLTRNDKSKQGSSGGPITKDNTSVEYYCTIFTAMESPVEKGTIWVGSDDGLVHVTRDGGKNWQKVTPPGMPEWIQINSIDASAFDAGTAYVAATMYKLDDFQPYLYKTNDYGKTWKKITNGIRDNAFTRVIREDPNRRGTLYAGTETGLYVSFDDGDNWQSLQLNLPVVPITDLAVHKREKDLVAATQGRSFWVLDDLPVLYQLADAAKADAYLFKPEDTYRLPGGGFGGGGGGSAAVGRNPAAGAVIYYYLKNKPAGEVSLELTDASGTSIRKFTSRASDGQAPAAPTGDEEGFFGGGGPRRAPAEAGLNRFVWDMRYPDATRFPGLIMWAGSTTGPRIVPGGYQIKLSVDGKTMTQSFEVKKDPRLETTQADFAKQLELLLKIRDKFSETSEAVLQIRDARKQIDDITNRLKDQPSGKAIADAAKSLKAKLTAVEEELYQTKNQSSQDPLNYPIRLNNKLAALTGVASSADASPTDQTYAVYEELVGKINAQLQRLDQIIRSDLPAFNKMVRDQDIPAVIVKPKAREK; encoded by the coding sequence ATGACTGAGATTGGAAGATTGAGGAAGAGCTACACGCTCGCTTGGTTTGTGCTTTTTATCATCTCGTTTTGTATTCCCACCAGGATCGAAGCCCAACAGAAGGGATATGACCAAAGCCTGCTGAAGGGATTACAGTGGCGCAGCATTGGCCCGTTCCGCGGCGGGCGCTCGACCGCAGTCGCCGGCGTCACATCGCAACAGAACGTCTTCTACTTTGGCGCGACCGGGGGTGGCGTTTGGAAAACTAATAATGGTGGCAGCAGCTGGGAGCCCATCTCGGATGAATACTTCAAGACCGGGTCGGTCGGGGCGATCGGAATCTCAGAGTCAGATCCGAACGTTGTGTACGTGGGCATGGGCGAGTCGCCCATTCGCGGAAACGTCTCGCACGGGGACGGCGTGTACAAATCGACCGACGCAGGCAAGACATGGAAGCACGCCGGACTCGACGACACTCGCCAGATCGCCCGCGTGCGAGTGCATCCGCGCAACTCCGATATCGTTTATGTCGCGGCGCTGGGTCACGTGTTCGGGCCTAATGAACAACGCGGCGTATTTCGCTCGACAGATGGCGGCAAGAACTGGCAGAAGGTGCTCTATCGTAGCAACAAAGCGGGCGCGCAGGACCTGATACTCGATCCGACTAACTCAAATACTATCTATGCCGCGCTATGGGAAGTGTATCGTCAGCCGTGGACTCTAGAGAGCGGCGGGCCCGGCGGCGGCATCTTCAAGTCAACCGATGCCGGCGACACCTGGACCGAGATCACTCGTAATCAAGGACTACCCAGGGGCGTGGTCGGCAAAATTGGTGTCACGGTTTCGCCGATGAATTCCGACCGCGTGTGGGCGATCATCGAAGCCGAAGAGGGCGGCGTGTTTCGCTCGGACAACGCCGGCAAGACGTGGTCGAAGGTGAACGAGCAACGAAACCTTCGGCAGCGAGCCTGGTATTACACACGCATCTACGCCGATCCGAAGAACGCCGACACGGTCTACGTGCTGAACACTGGATTTTATAAGTCGAACGACGGAGGCCGCACGTATTCTAGCATTCGCGTCGGGCACGGCGACTGTCATGATTTGTGGATTGCGCCCGGCGATCCGATGCGAATGATCATAGGCGACGATGGCGGCGCGGAGGTGAGCTTCAACGGAGGCGGAAGCTGGAGCTCGATCAACAACCAACCTACTGCTCAGTTTTATCGCGTCGCGCTCGACAATGACTTTCCGTATCACATCTACGGCGCGCAGCAAGACAACTCGACCGTTCGAATCCCGAGCCGCACGACCGAAGGAGGCATCGATCGAACCGATTGGTACGAGGTGGGCGGCGGCGAGAGCGGCTGGATTGCGCCAAGCCCGAAGGACTCTCAAATCGTCTATGCAGGTTCGTACAGCGGGTTGATGACGCGTCAAGACCGCCGCACCGGGCAAGAGCGCAACGTGAACCCCTGGCCCGAGAACCCGATGGGCTGGGGAGCGGGAGAGTTGAAATACCGCTTCCAATGGAACTTCCCTATACTCTTTTCGCCGCACGATCCGAACACCTTGTACGCCGGCGCAAACGTGCTCTTCAAGTCGACCAACGAAGGGCAGAGCTGGCAGCCAATCAGTGGAGACCTGACTCGCAACGACAAATCCAAGCAGGGCTCCTCGGGCGGACCGATCACTAAAGACAACACCAGCGTCGAGTACTACTGCACGATCTTTACCGCGATGGAGTCGCCCGTCGAGAAGGGCACGATCTGGGTCGGCTCTGATGACGGTCTCGTGCACGTCACCCGCGACGGCGGCAAGAACTGGCAGAAAGTCACACCCCCCGGCATGCCCGAGTGGATTCAAATCAACTCGATCGATGCTTCGGCGTTCGACGCGGGCACGGCTTATGTCGCCGCTACGATGTACAAGCTCGATGACTTCCAACCGTACCTCTACAAAACGAATGACTACGGCAAGACGTGGAAGAAGATCACGAATGGCATTCGCGACAACGCGTTCACGCGCGTGATCCGCGAAGACCCTAATCGTCGCGGAACGCTGTATGCCGGGACCGAGACTGGCCTGTATGTTTCTTTTGACGACGGCGACAACTGGCAGTCGCTTCAACTCAACCTGCCCGTCGTGCCGATAACCGACCTTGCGGTTCACAAGCGCGAGAAAGACCTGGTCGCCGCAACTCAGGGCCGCTCCTTCTGGGTGCTTGATGATCTACCGGTCCTGTATCAGCTCGCGGATGCAGCTAAGGCGGATGCTTACTTGTTCAAGCCCGAAGACACTTATCGACTGCCAGGAGGAGGCTTCGGCGGAGGCGGTGGCGGAAGCGCGGCTGTCGGGCGGAACCCCGCCGCCGGCGCGGTAATCTACTACTACCTCAAGAACAAACCCGCGGGTGAGGTCTCGCTCGAGCTCACCGATGCTTCGGGAACCTCGATCAGGAAGTTCACAAGCAGAGCGAGCGATGGACAAGCGCCGGCCGCGCCGACCGGTGACGAAGAGGGTTTCTTTGGGGGCGGCGGCCCGCGTAGAGCGCCTGCAGAAGCAGGGCTGAATCGCTTCGTTTGGGATATGAGGTATCCGGATGCGACTCGGTTCCCTGGTCTGATAATGTGGGCGGGAAGCACGACCGGTCCTCGAATCGTCCCCGGCGGCTATCAAATCAAGCTCAGTGTCGACGGTAAGACGATGACGCAGAGCTTTGAGGTGAAGAAAGATCCGCGGCTCGAGACGACACAGGCCGACTTTGCGAAGCAGCTCGAGTTGCTGTTGAAGATTCGGGATAAGTTCAGCGAGACGAGCGAGGCCGTCCTGCAGATCCGCGACGCGCGCAAACAGATCGACGACATCACCAACAGATTGAAGGACCAGCCGAGCGGCAAGGCGATCGCGGACGCAGCCAAGTCGCTAAAGGCGAAGCTCACGGCAGTCGAAGAGGAGCTATACCAGACCAAGAATCAGAGCAGTCAGGACCCGCTGAACTATCCGATTCGGCTGAACAACAAACTCGCCGCGCTCACTGGAGTGGCCAGTAGCGCGGACGCCTCTCCGACTGACCAGACTTACGCGGTGTACGAGGAGCTGGTGGGAAAAATAAACGCTCAGTTGCAGAGGCTCGACCAGATCATCCGGAGCGATCTGCCGGCGTTCAACAAAATGGTGCGCGACCAGGATATTCCGGCAGTCATCGTGAAACCCAAGGCGAGGGAAAAATAG
- a CDS encoding phenylacetaldoxime dehydratase family protein: protein MKPQVNRRTVDLSAYPDLVVIYLGMRVNMLAGIKTLIGFGPRISKSVEDEPDGLLLHENFLFSLFPPHAGMRQYWRDFESLERWTRSEPHRQWWKEFLRDSGGTGFWHEAYFIRGGMEAVYIDIDVPLGFSAFAPVVPARGAMFSARRRLNLSGEANTAAPAAPITEDDLYGLAQTPKQA from the coding sequence ATGAAGCCTCAAGTCAACCGCAGGACTGTCGACCTCAGCGCTTACCCCGACCTGGTTGTCATCTATCTAGGCATGCGAGTGAACATGCTCGCCGGCATAAAAACCCTGATCGGCTTCGGGCCCAGAATCTCCAAGTCCGTAGAAGACGAGCCCGACGGGTTGCTGCTGCACGAGAACTTTCTCTTCTCGCTCTTTCCGCCTCACGCCGGCATGAGGCAGTATTGGCGCGATTTTGAATCTCTCGAAAGATGGACCAGATCGGAACCACACCGGCAGTGGTGGAAGGAGTTTCTGCGGGATTCGGGAGGCACCGGCTTCTGGCACGAAGCCTACTTTATCCGAGGCGGCATGGAAGCGGTTTACATCGACATCGACGTGCCGCTTGGTTTCTCAGCCTTTGCGCCGGTGGTACCAGCGCGCGGGGCAATGTTCTCCGCGCGCCGCCGGCTCAATCTGAGTGGAGAGGCAAACACAGCCGCGCCCGCCGCGCCCATTACCGAGGACGATCTTTACGGCCTGGCTCAGACCCCGAAGCAAGCTTGA
- a CDS encoding Gfo/Idh/MocA family oxidoreductase — protein MWTKLNRRDFVKSAIGASAAMNVLDRAPMVLGDVRGANGQVNVALIGAGGRGNDLLGWVMKTGEQPNTPARVVAVCDVYAKRLNAAKEKAKCDGSMDYREILDRKDVDAVIIATPDHWHARMAIDAMDKGKDVYLEKPMTHTIEEAKRVYEKVKASGRVLQVGSQTTSSDQWWKARKAIQDGMIGKLIMSQGSYHRNSTGGEWNWKIDPAAGPDGKGEDFIDWKSWLGEAPKRKYDADRFFRFRKYWDYSGGIATDLFYHVMAPLNICWGEAQFPYRVSASGGTYIFKDEREVPDTFNLMADYAQGHTLVLSSSMANETHIPGLIRGHEGTIMMVPDGRFEGKVESITVTPSRIAKQQFEGKYGASEVKLNCEPRESHMENFLRCVRTREKPVLDALTAYKAMVTIGMSVQSYREGRVLFFDERKQKVVSEAPKA, from the coding sequence ATGTGGACCAAACTGAATCGCAGAGACTTCGTTAAGTCTGCCATCGGCGCAAGCGCGGCAATGAACGTCCTGGATCGAGCGCCTATGGTCTTGGGCGACGTGCGAGGCGCGAACGGTCAAGTCAACGTCGCCCTGATCGGGGCGGGCGGCCGCGGCAACGATCTGCTCGGGTGGGTCATGAAGACCGGTGAGCAGCCCAACACCCCGGCTCGCGTCGTCGCCGTGTGTGATGTTTACGCCAAGCGTTTGAATGCGGCCAAAGAGAAGGCGAAGTGCGACGGCTCTATGGACTATCGCGAGATACTCGACCGCAAAGACGTCGACGCGGTCATCATCGCCACTCCGGATCACTGGCACGCGCGCATGGCGATCGATGCGATGGACAAAGGCAAAGACGTCTATCTTGAAAAGCCGATGACTCACACCATCGAGGAAGCAAAACGAGTCTATGAGAAAGTGAAGGCCAGTGGGCGCGTGCTTCAAGTCGGTTCACAGACCACAAGCTCGGATCAATGGTGGAAGGCTCGCAAGGCAATTCAGGACGGGATGATCGGCAAGCTGATAATGAGCCAGGGGTCTTATCATCGAAACTCGACGGGCGGCGAATGGAACTGGAAGATCGATCCCGCCGCCGGGCCTGATGGCAAGGGCGAGGACTTCATCGATTGGAAGTCCTGGCTTGGCGAGGCGCCGAAGCGCAAGTACGACGCCGACCGCTTCTTCCGCTTTCGCAAGTACTGGGACTACTCCGGCGGCATCGCGACCGATCTCTTCTATCACGTGATGGCGCCGCTGAACATCTGCTGGGGCGAGGCTCAGTTTCCGTATCGCGTGAGTGCGAGCGGCGGCACGTACATCTTTAAAGACGAGCGCGAGGTCCCGGACACGTTCAATTTGATGGCTGACTACGCGCAAGGTCATACGCTGGTGCTCAGCTCTTCGATGGCCAACGAGACCCACATCCCCGGGCTGATACGCGGACACGAGGGCACGATAATGATGGTTCCCGATGGAAGGTTCGAAGGCAAAGTCGAGTCGATCACGGTCACACCCTCACGCATCGCGAAGCAGCAGTTCGAAGGAAAATACGGCGCGAGTGAAGTGAAGCTGAACTGCGAACCTCGTGAGTCTCACATGGAAAACTTCCTGCGCTGCGTGCGCACTCGCGAGAAACCGGTGCTCGATGCGTTGACGGCTTACAAGGCGATGGTGACCATCGGGATGAGCGTGCAGTCTTACCGCGAAGGCCGCGTGCTTTTCTTTGACGAGCGCAAACAAAAGGTGGTCTCCGAAGCACCGAAGGCCTAG
- a CDS encoding acetyl-CoA acetyltransferase — MKNLSDRVAIIGMGCTKFGEHWDKSEDDLIVEAAYEAFEDAGVEPAQIEAAWVGTLVSGISGQALSRPLKLQYIPITRVENMCATGQDALRNAAFAVAAGAYDLVLVVGFEKLKDSGYSGLPGAASSVIGAGNTAPGAFALSANRYFHKYGAGKEELAKISVKNHYNGARNKKAHFQKEITIEQAMKAPMIASPLGLFDCCPTTDGAAAAIITRTELAPKFNKDFVTIKAMGLAVGPGTGRMDPDFDFTSFPETKMAARQVYDQLGIKDPRKEVSMAEVHDCFSITEMIIYEDLGFSEPGKAKIDIDSGAFTLKGDLPVNTDGGLKSFGHPIGASGLRMLYEIYHQLQGKAGERQVKDMKLGLAHNLGGNPGSFTCSIIALGHP; from the coding sequence ATGAAAAACCTCAGCGACCGTGTAGCGATCATCGGGATGGGTTGCACAAAATTCGGCGAGCACTGGGACAAGAGCGAAGACGACTTGATAGTCGAAGCCGCTTACGAGGCGTTCGAAGACGCCGGCGTCGAGCCTGCCCAGATCGAGGCCGCATGGGTCGGCACGCTTGTATCAGGCATATCTGGGCAAGCGCTCTCGCGCCCGCTCAAGCTTCAGTACATTCCGATCACACGCGTCGAGAACATGTGCGCGACCGGTCAGGATGCTCTTCGCAACGCCGCGTTCGCGGTCGCCGCCGGAGCCTACGATCTGGTGCTGGTCGTCGGGTTTGAGAAGCTGAAAGACTCGGGCTATTCGGGATTGCCGGGCGCTGCTTCGTCGGTGATCGGCGCGGGCAATACAGCGCCAGGAGCTTTCGCGCTCTCGGCCAATCGCTATTTTCACAAGTACGGCGCGGGCAAAGAAGAGCTTGCAAAGATCTCGGTTAAGAATCACTACAACGGCGCGCGCAACAAGAAGGCTCACTTTCAAAAAGAGATCACCATTGAGCAAGCAATGAAAGCGCCGATGATCGCTTCACCGCTTGGATTGTTTGATTGCTGCCCGACGACTGATGGAGCCGCGGCGGCAATAATCACTCGAACCGAGCTTGCGCCGAAGTTCAACAAGGATTTCGTCACGATCAAGGCGATGGGGCTTGCGGTCGGTCCCGGCACTGGAAGGATGGACCCGGACTTTGACTTCACCAGTTTCCCTGAAACGAAAATGGCGGCCAGACAAGTCTACGATCAACTGGGGATCAAAGACCCGCGCAAAGAAGTCAGCATGGCCGAAGTGCATGACTGCTTCTCGATCACCGAAATGATCATCTACGAAGACCTCGGCTTTTCGGAGCCGGGCAAGGCGAAGATCGACATCGACTCGGGCGCGTTCACTTTGAAGGGCGACTTGCCGGTGAACACCGACGGCGGGTTGAAATCGTTCGGCCATCCGATCGGCGCGAGCGGCTTGCGCATGCTTTATGAGATCTATCACCAACTCCAAGGCAAAGCAGGCGAGCGACAAGTGAAAGACATGAAGCTCGGGCTGGCGCACAACCTCGGTGGTAACCCTGGTTCATTCACCTGTTCGATCATTGCGCTCGGGCACCCGTAG